The Primulina eburnea isolate SZY01 chromosome 13, ASM2296580v1, whole genome shotgun sequence genome includes a region encoding these proteins:
- the LOC140810662 gene encoding serine/threonine-protein kinase EDR1 isoform X2: MKHIFKKLHHQPNRSNETPQPLPPQSPTSSSSDSRATTSSSSNAPTTAAVAVGSSASHDSSGDTNRPQQDYYSSEEEYQVQLALALSASSSGQVSAFREKALIRSVGAADSAISAAEMLSRRYWNYGVLDFEEKVVDGFYDLYNVSTDSAARGNMPSLTDLENSDGGYDYEVVLVSRKLDPALEELMQISQCIMLDCRTTEIGLLIQRLAELVTEHLGGPVPDANLILSKWMERSIELRTSLHTTVLPIGSLQVGLSRHRALLFKVLCDSVGIPCRLVKGSHYTGFEDDAVNIVKLQDDSECLVDLMGAPGTLIPVDVSAKDTPLNSFNPQQSKLPILHTNKIGKVSSQKPDQNSNGGNHWSSGAVSVEPEALHKIYDTSVDNRAGFSGLDEKFPCAKSMDHISSQVNGSSFVKGSSGTKPAGDGSKMKLNVVPYSPKSSEASKNLFADLNPFQVKGSDKSMTKNNLANGFDRLQLPNNNIENSRLPAPMRNNLNAQSEVSKRNEFSIVEDEDALPMSSNGLKFANAETKISPLRFGEASNLVNKETYYGENVKDSLSEEPGAKDHRDNFTRPQDESMQHRLTESSKKLRETEVAGRSVDLSAKYVATVIDDVGECEILWENLVIGERIGLGSYGEVYHAEWNDTEVAVKKFLDQDFSGAALDEFKREVRIMRRLRHPNIVLFMGAVTRPPNLSIVSEFLPRGSLFRIIHRPHCQIDEERRIKMALDVAKGMNCLHTSTPTIVHRDLKSHNLLVDNNWNVKVCDFGLSRLKHNTFLSSKSTAGTPEWMAPEILRNEPSNEKCDVYSFGVILWELATLKLPWNEMNPIQVVGAVGFQNRRLEIPKEVDPLVTRIICECWQTEPNLRPSFAQLSVGLKHLQRLVVPSHVEHHPTAALPQQNTLNST, from the exons ATGAAACACATTTTCAAGAAGCTTCACCACCAGCCAAACCGTTCTAATGAGACCCCACAACCACTCCCTCCGCAGTCGCCGACGTCCTCCTCCTCCGATAGCCGGGCCACCACCTCTTCTTCCTCCAACGCTCCAACTACCGCCGCCGTTGCCGTAGGTTCATCTGCCAGTCATGATTCCTCTGGTGATACTAATCGTCCGCAGCAAGATTATTATTCTTCGGAGGAGGAGTACCAAGTGCAGTTGGCCTTAGCTCTGAGCGCGTCGTCTTCGGGTCAGGTGTCTGCCTTCCGAGAGAAGGCCCTGATACGTAGCGTGGGAGCCGCAGACAGCGCCATCAGTGCTGCCGAAATGCTGTCACGCCGCTATTGG AATTATGGAGTTCTAGACTTCGAGGAGAAAGTGGTGGATGGTTTCTATGATTTATATAATGTTTCTACAGATTCAGCAGCTCGAGGGAACATGCCATCTCTTACAGATCTTGAAAACAGTGATGGAGGTTATGATTATGAGGTTGTTTTAGTTAGCAGAAAATTGGACCCTGCTTTGGAAGAGTTGATGCAAATATCACAATGCATCATGTTAGACTGCCGTACTACTGAAATTGGTTTGCTTATACAAAGACTAGCTGAACTTGTCACAGAGCACCTAGGAGGCCCAGTACCCGATGCAAATCTTATTTTGTCTAAATGGATGGAAAGAAGCATCGAGTTGAGGACATCTCTTCATACCACAGTGCTTCCTATTGGATCCCTACAAGTTGGCCTTTCACGGCACCGCGCACTGCTTTTCAAG GTACTGTGTGATAGTGTTGGGATACCTTGTAGACTAGTGAAGGGAAGCCATTACACGGGTTTTGAGGATGATGCTGTTAACATCGTAAAGCTTCAAGATGACAG CGAGTGCTTGGTTGATCTTATGGGAGCCCCAGGGACGCTAATTCCAGTTGATGTTTCTGCAAAAGATACCCCATTGAATTCATTCAATCCTCAACAAAGCAAACTTCCTATTCTTCATACAAATAAAATTGGCAAAGTTTCTTCTCAAAAACCCGATCAGAATTCCAATGGTGGAAATCACTGGTCGTCTGGTGCTGTTTCTGTAGAGCCCGAAGCATTACATAAGATCTATGATACTAGTGTTGATAATAGAGCTGGCTTTTCTGGACTAGATGAAAAGTTTCCTTGTGCTAAATCGATGGATCATATCTCATCTCAGGTGAATGGGAGTTCATTTGTTAAAGGGAGTAGTGGAACTAAACCAGCTGGTGATGGCTCAAAAATGAAGCTAAATGTGGTTCCATACAGTCCTAAGAGTTCCGAAGCCTCGAAAAATCTTTTTGCTGATCTCAATCCTTTCCAAGTAAAAGGATCTGACAAGTCAATGACGAAGAATAATCTTGCTAATGGATTTGACAGACTACAATTGCCAAACAACAACATTGAAAATAGCCGGCTTCCTGCGCCTATGCGGAATAATCTCAATGCACAGAGTGAGGTCTCTAAGAGAAATGAATTCAGTATTGTGGAAG ATGAGGATGCTCTTCCTATGTCTAGTAATGGTTTAAAATTTGCAAATGCTGAAACCAAAATCAGTCCACTGCGCTTTGGGGAAGCTTCTAATTTGGTTAATAAGGAAACATATTACGGAGAGAATGTTAAGGACTCATTAAGTGAAGAACCGGGAGCAAAAGACCACAGAGATAACTTTACTAGACCTCAAGACGAAAGTATGCAACACAGATTAACTGAGAGCAGTAAGAAACTGAGGGAAACTGAAGTTGCTGGCCGTTCAGTTGATTTAAGTGCTAAGTATGTTGCTACAGTGATTGATGATGTTGGTGAATGTGAAATTCTTTGGGAAAATCTTGTTATCGGTGAAAGGATCGGACTAG GTTCGTATGGGGAGGTCTACCATGCTGAGTGGAATGATACT GAGGTTGCTGTGAAGAAGTTTCTTGACCAAGATTTCTCAGGCGCTGCTCTGGATGAGTTCAAAAGAGAA GTACGGATCATGCGCAGGTTACGACATCCAAATATTGTGCTTTTTATGGGTGCAGTGACTCGCCCACCAAATCTTTCTATTGTCTCCGAGTTTCTGCCACG AGGAAGCTTATTCCGGATTATACACCGTCCTCATTGTCAAATTGATGAAGAAAGGAGAATTAAGATGGCTCTTGATGTG GCAAAAGGCATGAACTGCTTACATACTAGCACGCCAACAATTGTTCATCGTGATTTGAAATCCCATAATCTTCTTGTAGACAACAATTGGAATGTCAAG GTGTGTGACTTCGGATTATCACGCTTGAAGCACAATACATTTTTGTCATCCAAGTCAACCGCAGGAACG CCCGAGTGGATGGCCCCAGAAATTCTCCGAAATGAACCTTCAAATGAGAA GTGTGATGTATATAGCTTTGGTGTTATTCTGTGGGAACTTGCGACACTCAAATTGCCTTGGAATGAGATGAACCCGATACAAGTTGTGGGTGCTGTTGGTTTTCAAAATCGCCGACTTGAAATCCCCAAAGAAGTTGATCCTCTCGTGACAAGGATAATATGTGAATGTTGGCAAAC TGAGCCCAATTTACGTCCGTCTTTTGCACAGCTCTCTGTCGGACTAAAGCATTTGCAGAGACTAGTTGTGCCTTCACATGTGGAGCATCATCCAACTGCAGCTTTGCCACAACAAAACACATTAAATTCTACCTAG
- the LOC140810662 gene encoding serine/threonine-protein kinase EDR1 isoform X1, producing MKHIFKKLHHQPNRSNETPQPLPPQSPTSSSSDSRATTSSSSNAPTTAAVAVGSSASHDSSGDTNRPQQDYYSSEEEYQVQLALALSASSSGQVSAFREKALIRSVGAADSAISAAEMLSRRYWNYGVLDFEEKVVDGFYDLYNVSTDSAARGNMPSLTDLENSDGGYDYEVVLVSRKLDPALEELMQISQCIMLDCRTTEIGLLIQRLAELVTEHLGGPVPDANLILSKWMERSIELRTSLHTTVLPIGSLQVGLSRHRALLFKVLCDSVGIPCRLVKGSHYTGFEDDAVNIVKLQDDSECLVDLMGAPGTLIPVDVSAKDTPLNSFNPQQSKLPILHTNKIGKVSSQKPDQNSNGGNHWSSGAVSVEPEALHKIYDTSVDNRAGFSGLDEKFPCAKSMDHISSQVNGSSFVKGSSGTKPAGDGSKMKLNVVPYSPKSSEASKNLFADLNPFQVKGSDKSMTKNNLANGFDRLQLPNNNIENSRLPAPMRNNLNAQSEVSKRNEFSIVEGIFLGTQGHDNNNMPSIISRSANVQSKAFKVSEKSFDSDTDEDALPMSSNGLKFANAETKISPLRFGEASNLVNKETYYGENVKDSLSEEPGAKDHRDNFTRPQDESMQHRLTESSKKLRETEVAGRSVDLSAKYVATVIDDVGECEILWENLVIGERIGLGSYGEVYHAEWNDTEVAVKKFLDQDFSGAALDEFKREVRIMRRLRHPNIVLFMGAVTRPPNLSIVSEFLPRGSLFRIIHRPHCQIDEERRIKMALDVAKGMNCLHTSTPTIVHRDLKSHNLLVDNNWNVKVCDFGLSRLKHNTFLSSKSTAGTPEWMAPEILRNEPSNEKCDVYSFGVILWELATLKLPWNEMNPIQVVGAVGFQNRRLEIPKEVDPLVTRIICECWQTEPNLRPSFAQLSVGLKHLQRLVVPSHVEHHPTAALPQQNTLNST from the exons ATGAAACACATTTTCAAGAAGCTTCACCACCAGCCAAACCGTTCTAATGAGACCCCACAACCACTCCCTCCGCAGTCGCCGACGTCCTCCTCCTCCGATAGCCGGGCCACCACCTCTTCTTCCTCCAACGCTCCAACTACCGCCGCCGTTGCCGTAGGTTCATCTGCCAGTCATGATTCCTCTGGTGATACTAATCGTCCGCAGCAAGATTATTATTCTTCGGAGGAGGAGTACCAAGTGCAGTTGGCCTTAGCTCTGAGCGCGTCGTCTTCGGGTCAGGTGTCTGCCTTCCGAGAGAAGGCCCTGATACGTAGCGTGGGAGCCGCAGACAGCGCCATCAGTGCTGCCGAAATGCTGTCACGCCGCTATTGG AATTATGGAGTTCTAGACTTCGAGGAGAAAGTGGTGGATGGTTTCTATGATTTATATAATGTTTCTACAGATTCAGCAGCTCGAGGGAACATGCCATCTCTTACAGATCTTGAAAACAGTGATGGAGGTTATGATTATGAGGTTGTTTTAGTTAGCAGAAAATTGGACCCTGCTTTGGAAGAGTTGATGCAAATATCACAATGCATCATGTTAGACTGCCGTACTACTGAAATTGGTTTGCTTATACAAAGACTAGCTGAACTTGTCACAGAGCACCTAGGAGGCCCAGTACCCGATGCAAATCTTATTTTGTCTAAATGGATGGAAAGAAGCATCGAGTTGAGGACATCTCTTCATACCACAGTGCTTCCTATTGGATCCCTACAAGTTGGCCTTTCACGGCACCGCGCACTGCTTTTCAAG GTACTGTGTGATAGTGTTGGGATACCTTGTAGACTAGTGAAGGGAAGCCATTACACGGGTTTTGAGGATGATGCTGTTAACATCGTAAAGCTTCAAGATGACAG CGAGTGCTTGGTTGATCTTATGGGAGCCCCAGGGACGCTAATTCCAGTTGATGTTTCTGCAAAAGATACCCCATTGAATTCATTCAATCCTCAACAAAGCAAACTTCCTATTCTTCATACAAATAAAATTGGCAAAGTTTCTTCTCAAAAACCCGATCAGAATTCCAATGGTGGAAATCACTGGTCGTCTGGTGCTGTTTCTGTAGAGCCCGAAGCATTACATAAGATCTATGATACTAGTGTTGATAATAGAGCTGGCTTTTCTGGACTAGATGAAAAGTTTCCTTGTGCTAAATCGATGGATCATATCTCATCTCAGGTGAATGGGAGTTCATTTGTTAAAGGGAGTAGTGGAACTAAACCAGCTGGTGATGGCTCAAAAATGAAGCTAAATGTGGTTCCATACAGTCCTAAGAGTTCCGAAGCCTCGAAAAATCTTTTTGCTGATCTCAATCCTTTCCAAGTAAAAGGATCTGACAAGTCAATGACGAAGAATAATCTTGCTAATGGATTTGACAGACTACAATTGCCAAACAACAACATTGAAAATAGCCGGCTTCCTGCGCCTATGCGGAATAATCTCAATGCACAGAGTGAGGTCTCTAAGAGAAATGAATTCAGTATTGTGGAAGGTATATTTTTGGGCACGCAAGGACATGATAACAACAATATGCCATCTATTATTTCAAGAAGCGCTAATGTTCAATCCAAAGCTTTTAAAGTTTCTGAAAAATCATTTGATTCCGATACAGATGAGGATGCTCTTCCTATGTCTAGTAATGGTTTAAAATTTGCAAATGCTGAAACCAAAATCAGTCCACTGCGCTTTGGGGAAGCTTCTAATTTGGTTAATAAGGAAACATATTACGGAGAGAATGTTAAGGACTCATTAAGTGAAGAACCGGGAGCAAAAGACCACAGAGATAACTTTACTAGACCTCAAGACGAAAGTATGCAACACAGATTAACTGAGAGCAGTAAGAAACTGAGGGAAACTGAAGTTGCTGGCCGTTCAGTTGATTTAAGTGCTAAGTATGTTGCTACAGTGATTGATGATGTTGGTGAATGTGAAATTCTTTGGGAAAATCTTGTTATCGGTGAAAGGATCGGACTAG GTTCGTATGGGGAGGTCTACCATGCTGAGTGGAATGATACT GAGGTTGCTGTGAAGAAGTTTCTTGACCAAGATTTCTCAGGCGCTGCTCTGGATGAGTTCAAAAGAGAA GTACGGATCATGCGCAGGTTACGACATCCAAATATTGTGCTTTTTATGGGTGCAGTGACTCGCCCACCAAATCTTTCTATTGTCTCCGAGTTTCTGCCACG AGGAAGCTTATTCCGGATTATACACCGTCCTCATTGTCAAATTGATGAAGAAAGGAGAATTAAGATGGCTCTTGATGTG GCAAAAGGCATGAACTGCTTACATACTAGCACGCCAACAATTGTTCATCGTGATTTGAAATCCCATAATCTTCTTGTAGACAACAATTGGAATGTCAAG GTGTGTGACTTCGGATTATCACGCTTGAAGCACAATACATTTTTGTCATCCAAGTCAACCGCAGGAACG CCCGAGTGGATGGCCCCAGAAATTCTCCGAAATGAACCTTCAAATGAGAA GTGTGATGTATATAGCTTTGGTGTTATTCTGTGGGAACTTGCGACACTCAAATTGCCTTGGAATGAGATGAACCCGATACAAGTTGTGGGTGCTGTTGGTTTTCAAAATCGCCGACTTGAAATCCCCAAAGAAGTTGATCCTCTCGTGACAAGGATAATATGTGAATGTTGGCAAAC TGAGCCCAATTTACGTCCGTCTTTTGCACAGCTCTCTGTCGGACTAAAGCATTTGCAGAGACTAGTTGTGCCTTCACATGTGGAGCATCATCCAACTGCAGCTTTGCCACAACAAAACACATTAAATTCTACCTAG